The Theropithecus gelada isolate Dixy chromosome 11, Tgel_1.0, whole genome shotgun sequence genome includes a region encoding these proteins:
- the MYL2 gene encoding myosin regulatory light chain 2, ventricular/cardiac muscle isoform isoform X2: MAPKKAKKRAQGTNSNVFSMFEQTQIQEFKEAFTIMDQNRDGFIDKNDLRDTFAALGRVNVKNEEIDEMIKEAPGPINFTVFLTMFGEKLKGADPEETILNAFKVFDPEGKGVLKADYVRDMLTTQAERFSKEEIDQMFAAFPPDVTGNLNYKNLVHIITHGEEKD; this comes from the exons ATG gCACCTAAGAAAGCAAAGAAGAGAGCCCAGGGCACCAACTCCAACGTGTTCTCCATGTTCGAACAGACCCAAATCCAGGAATTTAAGGAG GCCTTCACTATCATGGACCAGAACAGGGATGGCTTCATCGACAAGAACGATCTGAGAGACACCTTTGCTGCCCTTG GGCGTGTGAAcgtgaaaaatgaagaaattgatgaAATGATCAAGGAGGCTCCGGGTCCAATTAACTTTACTGTGTTCCTCACAATGTTTGGGGAGAAACTTAAGG GAGCGGACCCTGAGGAAACCATACTCAACGCATTCAAAGTGTTTGACCCTGAAGGCAAAGGGGTGCTGAAGGCTGATTA TGTTCGGGACATGCTGACCACGCAGGCGGAGAGGTTTTCCAAGGAGGAG ATTGACCAGATGTTCGCCGCCTTCCCCCCTGACGTGACTGGCAACTTGAACTACAAGAACCTGGTGCACATCATCACCCACGGAGAAGAGAAGGACTAG
- the MYL2 gene encoding myosin regulatory light chain 2, ventricular/cardiac muscle isoform isoform X1, with translation MLPSLVSNSWAQVIHPPQPPTVLGLQAPKKAKKRAQGTNSNVFSMFEQTQIQEFKESLALSSRLEFSGMISAHCKLRLPGSSNSPASASQAFTIMDQNRDGFIDKNDLRDTFAALGRVNVKNEEIDEMIKEAPGPINFTVFLTMFGEKLKGADPEETILNAFKVFDPEGKGVLKADYVRDMLTTQAERFSKEEIDQMFAAFPPDVTGNLNYKNLVHIITHGEEKD, from the exons atgttgcccagcctggtctccaactcctgggctcaagtgatccacccgcctcagcctcccacagtgttgggattacag gCACCTAAGAAAGCAAAGAAGAGAGCCCAGGGCACCAACTCCAACGTGTTCTCCATGTTCGAACAGACCCAAATCCAGGAATTTAAGGAG AG tcttgctctgtcatccaggttggagttcagtggcatgatctcagctcactgcaagctccgcctcccgggttcaagcaattctcctgcctcagcctcccaa GCCTTCACTATCATGGACCAGAACAGGGATGGCTTCATCGACAAGAACGATCTGAGAGACACCTTTGCTGCCCTTG GGCGTGTGAAcgtgaaaaatgaagaaattgatgaAATGATCAAGGAGGCTCCGGGTCCAATTAACTTTACTGTGTTCCTCACAATGTTTGGGGAGAAACTTAAGG GAGCGGACCCTGAGGAAACCATACTCAACGCATTCAAAGTGTTTGACCCTGAAGGCAAAGGGGTGCTGAAGGCTGATTA TGTTCGGGACATGCTGACCACGCAGGCGGAGAGGTTTTCCAAGGAGGAG ATTGACCAGATGTTCGCCGCCTTCCCCCCTGACGTGACTGGCAACTTGAACTACAAGAACCTGGTGCACATCATCACCCACGGAGAAGAGAAGGACTAG